One Ilumatobacter fluminis genomic window, ACGTTCTGTGGGCCCGAGGGGCCACGATCGCCACCCCAGCCGCCCTCGCCGCGGATGAACGCCGAGCTGCGGGTGCTGAACAGCGGCTCGTCACCCATCGTCGCCTGCGACTCCGACACGACGACGGCGGCCTTGCCCTTGTCGTACATCGCGACGACCTGGCTCTGCAGGGTCGCCGTGCCCTCGACGGGCAGGGCACGGTGCAAGGTGACGGCCTGTTGACCGTGGACGAGCATCGCCGGGTTGAACGACCCGATGTTGCCCATCGCCGAGCCCTTGCCCCACCCGAGCACGACCGGGAAGGTCGGGAAGACCTGCTGGTCGACCCCGTTGGTGTTCTCGGTGGTGAACGCCAACTCGTCGGTGCCGGCGCCGATGCCGACGGCGTAGAGCAGGGCGTCCTTGCTGTTCCAGCTGATCTCGACCGGCTCACCCTTGGAGCCGACGGCATCGGGGTTCAACGGCATGTCACTGACCGCCCTTCGAGTTCGGTGCCTGCGGCGACTGCGGCGGGCCGCCCGGTTGTCCGTCCATACCCGAGTTGGCTCGGGCCTCGGCGAGCATGCTCTCGACGAGCACGCCCATACCGGTCGGGTCGTCGGTGGGTTCGACGCTCGGGCCGCGCACCCATCCCTCGGCGACGGCCAGGACCCGGCCGCTGGCCTCGAACACCCGGCCGGTGACGGCGGCCGATTCTTCCGATGCCAACCAGGTCACGATCGGGGCGATCCACCGTGGCGACATCGCCTCCTTGTCCTCGTCGCTCGCCTGCCCCATGCCCAGGTCTTCGGTCATGCGGGTCAGGGCGGCGGGGGCGATCGCGTTCACGGTCACGCCGTAGCGGGCGACCTCGAGTGCGGCGATGTTGGTGAACGATGCGATGCCGGCCTTGGCGGCGCCGTAGTTCGTCTGGCCGATGTTGCCGTAGATGCCCGACACCGAGGTCGTGT contains:
- a CDS encoding SDR family oxidoreductase; this translates as MAKLCEGRVAIITGAGRGIGREYALMLAAHGAKVVVNDLGGARDGTGDSDVSPAQSVVNEIEAMGGEAIANGENVADFEGAKRMVDAAVEAFGDLHVVVNNAGILRDRMLANMTEAEWDAVINVHLKGTFAPTHHAVAYWRDRSKAGHEVSGRVINTTSVSGIYGNIGQTNYGAAKAGIASFTNIAALEVARYGVTVNAIAPAALTRMTEDLGMGQASDEDKEAMSPRWIAPIVTWLASEESAAVTGRVFEASGRVLAVAEGWVRGPSVEPTDDPTGMGVLVESMLAEARANSGMDGQPGGPPQSPQAPNSKGGQ
- a CDS encoding MaoC family dehydratase — encoded protein: MPLNPDAVGSKGEPVEISWNSKDALLYAVGIGAGTDELAFTTENTNGVDQQVFPTFPVVLGWGKGSAMGNIGSFNPAMLVHGQQAVTLHRALPVEGTATLQSQVVAMYDKGKAAVVVSESQATMGDEPLFSTRSSAFIRGEGGWGGDRGPSGPQNVPPDRAPDHSVTYQTSPDQALVYRLSGDRNPLHSDPAFAAMGGFDRPILHGLCTYGFTGRALLHTLCGSDPARFGHIEGRFASPVLPGEALTVDMWINGDGEAVFVTRVDDRVVIDQGLVKFGD